Genomic DNA from Haloplanus sp. HW8-1:
CCTCGTTGCGGTGACGACGCTTCTCTCCGACTTTGGTTCGCGGACGTTTATTCTCGTGTCCTCGTCCGGCGGTGATCCGAACGTCGCTGCTGGCATCGCGTCGTTCGTCCTCGCAGTGGTTTCGTTCTGGGGCGGTATCTTCGTATCCCTCGTCGTTCTTGCGTGCCTGCTCGCAGACATTCGGGCACTCGGCGACGACGAACGATGGTCTCCGAGTATCGCGTGGAGCCTCGGCGGCCTCGCACACCTCGGGGCTGCCGTCTTCTCGCCACTACTGCTCGCTTCGGTTCCGCTCCTGACGTGCTACCTGTATCGACGCCGTGACCGTCTCAGACGTAGTTGAAACTCTCTCCGATCGAACGCTCTTCGGTCACGAACAGACAGCCGCCGGGGATCGCACCTGCGGACGGGAGTCTCGGTAGGATTCGAAGCCGGTGTACCGAAGGTCAACCCAGTAGAGTCGCCCCTCGTATCGGGTAACCCATGACCCGGATGCGGTGTTCACTGAAACCGCCGTGTGGCTGTGGAACGTTTCAAGGAGAGATCGAAACGCCGTGTCGCTGGTGTTCTCCGCGCGATACGTCCCATCGGCCGCCTCGTTCACAGTCTCTCGCGTGTTCGGATCAAGCCCCGACAGCTCGAACACATACTCGTCCTGCAGACATGCGGCGTACGCGTCAGCGGTCGTCGCAACGAGTCTCGGCTGGTACCGATAGACGGTCAGGGGGCGTGGTTCGCTTGACGCGACGTCGACTTCGACCAACGTTCCGTCGTATCTGATCGCATCGTACCGCTGGCCGGCGATGACCGACTGGTTGAGTTCAGATGGACTGTACGTTCGCCGCTCCTTGATGCTTGACCGACTGCCTTCCTCAGCCGTTATCACCGACAGGGGAGTACGAAGCATCGCCCTGTCGACCGGTGGCAAGTCGTTGTACGCGACGGTCGCCCACCCCTTCCGATCTGCCTCGTCCGTAGTCGCGTTTCCGTCGAATCTGTAGGTCACTTGCCGCCCGCTCGTCGTGCCTACAGTCGTGTACGAAAGGGTGTAGAACCGGTCGCCCGTCCGGTATACCGTCGAATTGTTCTTGTGTGGTGGGTCCGTCGCAGCGACCGTCGCGGATTCGTTCCGGACGGCCCGACTGAGAACTTGTGGTTGCGGGCCGCGTTCGTCTTCCGCCGCTAGTTCATCCTCGGGGACGGTCGTACTGGCGTGGTCGGCCAGTTCCGTGTCGTTGACCGGGTCCATCGAGAGCGACCCGGCGGGCTGTGAACAACCGGCGAGGGCAACGAGACAGACCGCTGTGGCCGTGGCAACGAGCAGTCGGGGTTGCATATCGATACGACTCATTCACTGGCTATTGAATGCTCAAACCGGATTTCGCAGTCAGCAACGGGCTGGCTGTGAACACCTTCGACTGTGTCGCATCCGAGCGGGGACCGGGCGACGAGTCGTATTAGAACCAACTGCTGTTGAAGCGTAGTTGGTGTGCGGAGAAGTTTCACGAAGACGTTAGATACGCGGCTGCATCCGCGATTCAGTCCTACCTCATACTCCGAGACTGCCAGGACGGCAGTACAAACCCGCCTCAGGCGAGCGAACGCGTCGCGGACGCCGATCCGCCGCGCAGTTGCACGAACGAATCGGCGATGATGCCGTACATCAGGATAACGAACACCGAATTGATGACGAGCGAGGCGAGTTGCCCGACCGACGGCGAGACGAAGGCAAGTAGCGATCCGATCGCCCCACCGATAGCGCCAACGACGCCGAACAGAACGACGAGGGCGAGCAGTCGCCAGCGGTTGCCACTCGCCAGTTCCCAACTCCGACGGAACGCCTCGATGGGCCCGGTGTCCTCGACGGCGACAGCGAACACCGCGAACTGGAGGCTCACGGCGAGAAACAGGCCGGGAACGATGAGGAACGCGAACCCGACCGTGATCGCCACTCCGAGGACGACGCTGACGACGAGTGCGGACAGGAACGCACGGCCGAGACGCCGGGTGAACAGGTGTCCAGGGAGCGACGAGAGATCGGAGGGGTCACGTGCGAATAGCCGTGCGGTCACGAGAAAGACGCCGATGCCGAGCAACAGCGCGAAGACGGCCAGTCCGGCTGCGACCTCGGTCGGTAGCGGGAGCGCGAAGCCGACCCCGGCGTCGCCGGATCGAACCCCCGATGGAAGTTGGTCCACGACGACGGCGTTGAACGATCCGACGAAGAGGACCTGATAACCGATCATCAGTACGAGCGCGACGATGCCACTGATCGAAAGCGAGCGTCGGGCACCACGCCCGATCGCTGTGCCTAACTGGAGGGCCATACGCGGTGTGACGAGGGTGGGACGTGTGAAACGTCGTCCAGCGTTTCTCGTTCGGAAACCCCCCGCAGGACCCGTCGTTCGCGTTCCGCTCGGTGCGGGGACGCCACGCCGCGTCACGACGCTGTTGCAGGCCACGAAACGCCGCGTCAACAGCTTTTGAAACGTCGGGCTATGGGGACGTGAACGGACATCGCCTACTGGGCCTGCTCCAACTGCCGGTGGCGACGGTCGGCGCAGGACTGGCAGCCTTCGGCTACCGGGCGCTCGTACGGCTGCCATCGCCGGGTACGGGAGGGCTGTTCGGTCCGGCGGTTGCGCTCCTCACGCTGTCGCTCGTCGTCTGGGCCGGTCTGTTTCTCCTCCCGCTCGGGCTGTTGATTCCGCCGACGGGTGGGTACGGCATCGAGTTCGACGACAGCCAGCGACAGCTGCTGATGAGCACGACGATCACCGTGGCTGTCGACCCGTTCGTCGGGGTCGGGATGGCGTTCGTGACGCCCTGGATCGTTCCGCAGGCGCTGACGCTCAGTATGTGTGCGGCGTTGCTCCCGCTGGTTGCCACCCTTCTCTGGCGTGCCGGGCAAACGCTCCGGTCGCACGCGACATAGCGACGACGGCCGGTCGGCCCCGAATCGGTACTCGTGGCCCCAACGGGCCTGACCGAACAATGGTGTCGGTGTTGCCGACTCCGAAACCGCCACGGGGTATTCATTCGCCGTCGCGCCGTCTCGGCGTCCCGTGACAGTCATCAGCGCCACGGACCTCTCGAAGCGCTACGGCGACGTGCTCGCTCTCGACCGCGTGGATCTGACCGTCGACGCCGGCGAAACCTTCGGCTTCCTCGGGCCAAACGGCGCGGGCAAGTCGACGTTCATCGACACCCTGCTCGGATTCGTCGCCCCGAGCGACGGCACGCTGTCCGTGTTCGGCCACGACTGCCAAGACGACGGCGTCGCCGTCCGCGAACGCCTCGGCGTCTTGCCGGAGGGATACGCTCCCTTCGACGCCCTTTCGGGCCGCCAACACGTCGAATACGCGATCCGATCGAAGGGTGTCAACGAGAACCCCGCCGATGTCCTCTCCCGCGTCGGCCTCCGTGACGACGCCGCGAGACCGGCCGCGGACTACTCGAAAGGCATGTGCCAGCGGCTCGCGCTCGCGATGGCGCTCGTCGGGGAGCCGGACCTGCTCGTCCTCGACGAGCCGACGACCGGACTCGATCCGAACGGCGCCGCGGAGATGCGGACCATCCTCCGCGAGGAGGCCGACCGTGGGGCGACGATCTTCTTTTCGAGTCACGTCCTCGAACAGGTCGAGGCGGTCTGTGACCGGGTCGGCATCCTCCAGAACGGCCGGCTGATCGCCACCGACACCATCGCCGGACTGCGTGATTCGATCGGCGGTGGCACGAAACTGGTCATCACGCCCGACCGGGTCGACAACGGGACCCTCGACGCCGTCGAACGGGTCGAAGGCGTCGAGACGGCGGTCGAACGCGACGGCGCCATCGAGGCAACGTGTACGAACGATGCGAAGATGGACGCGCTGGTCGAACTCCACGACGCCGGCGTCGAGGTCGTCAACTTCCGCACCGAGGAAGCGTCGCTCGAGGATATGTTCGTCGAGTTCACCGGAGGCGAGCGGGCGTGACGTGGCGCGTGATCGCCCGTCGGGACTGGCGGGTGGTACTCGATGCCCGACTCCCGAAGGTCGCGCTCGTCGGCCTGATCAGCGTCATGTCCATCGCGGCGTACGTCTACCCCGTCGTCGGCACCCCGCCGATCACGACGAGTCGGTTCGGCGCCTTCGTCGGTGGGTGGCTTGGGGGGTTGTTGGCCCCCATCGGCGTGTTGTTCGGATACGGCGCTATCGCCCGCGAACACGAATCCGGCGCACTGCGGCTCGCACTTTCGATGCCACACGGCCGATCGACGCTCGTACTCGGACGATTCGTCGGCCGAGCAGGCGTGCTTGGAGCCGCCACCGTCGTCGGGATGGCGATTGCGGGTGTCCTGGTCGTCTACCCGTACGGGACGCTGCAACCGCTCCACTTTCTGGCGTTCGTCCTCCTGAGCGTCGGCCACGGCGCCACTTGGGTCGGGATCGGCGTTGCAGCATCCGCGCTGGTCGCGACGAACCGACGGGCGCTCGTTCTCGGCGTCGTCGCGCTCTTCGTCTT
This window encodes:
- a CDS encoding ABC transporter ATP-binding protein is translated as MTVISATDLSKRYGDVLALDRVDLTVDAGETFGFLGPNGAGKSTFIDTLLGFVAPSDGTLSVFGHDCQDDGVAVRERLGVLPEGYAPFDALSGRQHVEYAIRSKGVNENPADVLSRVGLRDDAARPAADYSKGMCQRLALAMALVGEPDLLVLDEPTTGLDPNGAAEMRTILREEADRGATIFFSSHVLEQVEAVCDRVGILQNGRLIATDTIAGLRDSIGGGTKLVITPDRVDNGTLDAVERVEGVETAVERDGAIEATCTNDAKMDALVELHDAGVEVVNFRTEEASLEDMFVEFTGGERA
- a CDS encoding ABC transporter permease, translating into MTWRVIARRDWRVVLDARLPKVALVGLISVMSIAAYVYPVVGTPPITTSRFGAFVGGWLGGLLAPIGVLFGYGAIAREHESGALRLALSMPHGRSTLVLGRFVGRAGVLGAATVVGMAIAGVLVVYPYGTLQPLHFLAFVLLSVGHGATWVGIGVAASALVATNRRALVLGVVALFVLVIVWDAATAGAEAGLVAAGVTDGPIRTAVRVSPQLDPGSAFETLVTALTASDRGAGAWYDGPTLALPVFVGWLLGPLSVAILRFEWRDLA